The region CCGCAACGTCGAAGACTACGAAGACCTGCACCGGATCGGCATCGGCGGCCTCGACAAGATCATTGACGCCGGCTTCGGCATGGACTCGATCCAGGGTAACGTGACCCAGGCCAGCATTCCCGTGCAGTTGCAGTTCCTCCAGCAGTTCCTGCCCGGCTTCGTCAAGGTGATGACGGCCGCCCGCAAGATCGACGAGTTCATCGGCATCAACACCGCCGGGAGCTGGGAGGACGAAGAAGTCGTCCAGGGCATCATCGAAAACACCGGTTCCGCGGTGCCGTACGGCGACCTGACCAACGTACCCCTGTCCAGCTGGAACGAGAACTGGGTGACGCGGACCGTCGTCCGCTTCGAGCTCGGCATGCGGGTCGGCAACTTGGAAGAGAAGCGTGCCGCTCGCATTATGGTCAACAGCGCGGAATCGAAGCGCGAGTCGGCCGGTCTGGCCCTGGAGCAGCAGCGGAATGCGGTGGGCTTCTACGGTTATAACTCGGGAAACAACTTTACCTACGGCTTCCTGAACGATCCCGGCTTACCGGCCTACGTCACCGTGGCCGCCACCGGCACCGGCAGTTCCACCTTGTGGTCGACAAAGACCTTCCTCGAAATCTGCGCCGACATCCGGACCGCGATCGTCGGCCTCCGCACCCAATCGCAGGACACCATCGATCCCGAAACGACCGCCCTGACCCTGGGGCTTCCGACGGATTGCGTGGACTACCTGTCGGTGACCTCGGACTTCGGCATCTCGGTGCGCGACTGGTTGACCCAGACGTACAAGAAGACCCGCATCGTGTCGGCCCCCAGTTGAACGGCGCCAACGGCGGCGCGAACGTGTTCTACCTGTACGCGGACGCGGTCAACGACCTGTCGACCGACGACGGCCGCACCTTCGCCCAACTCGTCCCCGCCAAGTTCCAGGTGCTGGGTGTTCAGCAGCTCCCGAAGGGCTACGAGGAAGACTACTCGAACGCCACGGCGGGCGTGATGTGTAAGCGGCCTTACGCCGTCTACCGCGCGACCGGCATCTAAAACAGCAAAAGGATTCCAGTATGTTTCACGTCTTCAACACGATGGCGAACTCGACTCGCTACATCAAGTACCGCCAGGCCCCACAGAAGGACCTCAACATCGCGGAACGGTCCGTCCTGATCAAAGGCGGGTCGGGCATGCATCAGAAGCACCTGGGCACGCCGCTGGGCGTCCACACCGCCGTTTCCGACGAGGACATGGACTGGCTGAAGGACGACTTGCACTTTAAACAGCACATGACCAAAGGGTACATCACCGTCCGCAAGGCCGAGGTGAATCCGGAAGTAGCGGCGGCGGAGATGATCACCCACGATCCCAAGACCGACGCCTGTCCGGTCATCCCCCAGGACTTCAAGGACGACGACAAAAAGGAAACCATCAAACCGATGGCGAACAAGAAGAAGGCCGCGTAAACGGAGGTTCCGGTGGGCTGCATCCAGTACAACGATTCGGCCTTCCGGTCACTCTTCCCGGCGTACGCCAACACGGTCCTCTACCCGGCCGCGATGGTCCAGGCGTTCTGGGACACGGCGACGGCTTACGTCAGCAACCGTAAGGGCGGATGCTACACCGGCGGGATGACCGTCGCCCAGCAGACCCTGGCCCTCAACCAGATGACGGCCCACCTCCTCTACCTCAACGGTCAGATTGCGGCGGGAAACACTCCCGGCGTGATGACTGGTGCGACGATCGACAAGATCAGCATCACCCTGGAGCCACCGCCAGCACCGAACGCGTGGCAGTATTGGTTGCAATCGACCCCCTACGGGCAGCAGCTGCTCGCGCTGTTACAGGTGGTTTCGGCGGGCGGCTTCTACGTCACGACGAGTGTTCCGGGGCAAGCCGGGTTCCGGTTCGGGAACGGCTGGTAATGGAAGTCAAGCGCGGCAACCCCAAGGCGTTCGAGACGCTGGCCGCGAAACTGAAAGAACTCTCGGGAAT is a window of Fimbriiglobus ruber DNA encoding:
- a CDS encoding major capsid family protein; protein product: MQTITHSALDGKSVRPLIFRNVEDYEDLHRIGIGGLDKIIDAGFGMDSIQGNVTQASIPVQLQFLQQFLPGFVKVMTAARKIDEFIGINTAGSWEDEEVVQGIIENTGSAVPYGDLTNVPLSSWNENWVTRTVVRFELGMRVGNLEEKRAARIMVNSAESKRESAGLALEQQRNAVGFYGYNSGNNFTYGFLNDPGLPAYVTVAATGTGSSTLWSTKTFLEICADIRTAIVGLRTQSQDTIDPETTALTLGLPTDCVDYLSVTSDFGISVRDWLTQTYKKTRIVSAPS
- a CDS encoding DUF4054 domain-containing protein, which codes for MGCIQYNDSAFRSLFPAYANTVLYPAAMVQAFWDTATAYVSNRKGGCYTGGMTVAQQTLALNQMTAHLLYLNGQIAAGNTPGVMTGATIDKISITLEPPPAPNAWQYWLQSTPYGQQLLALLQVVSAGGFYVTTSVPGQAGFRFGNGW